GCGTACCCGGTCGGCGAGCCGTTGATCGGCAAACGCGGTCGACTCGCGCGCGTCATCTACATGACCAACATCGGGACGATCCCCGACTCGTTTACCTGCGACGTCCACACGCGGGCGAGCGACGAGTGGGTCGGCCAGTTGGACGAGGGGTATCTCGATACACTCGAGAAAGGTGATGTCTTCGTTCTGGGCGGCGACCACTTCGAGTATCGCTATCGGCGCGGCTCGAAGGTCTACGTCGACCGTACGAGCGCCCGCCCAACCGTCCCCTCGTGGTACTCCGAGCGGTTGCCCCTCTCCTACGACCTGGGCCGTGAGATCCTCGCCTTCCAGAGCGATCTCCTCGAGCGCTACGACGCTGGCGGGCCGCCGCGGGTTCGCGCGTGGCTCCGGGAGCTTCCCCTCGACGACGACAGCGTCCGCGCGATCGCCCGGCTGTTCGACCATCACGTGCAGTACGCGGGCACAGAGAGCGTGAGCACGCCGGACCGGCTCGCGATCGAAGTCGTCCGCGATCGCGAAGAGTACGAACGCCACTACTACGTCCGCTCGAACTACGGCCGGAAGGTCAACGACGGCCTCTCCCGCCTGCTCGCCTATCGCTGTGCCCAGGAGGCGACGGCGAACGTCCGTGTCGCGGTCGCAGACAACGGCTTCGTCCTCTCGATGCCGTTAAACCGGAAAGTCGATCTCGAGGGGATTGTCGCCGACCTCGAAGCCGACGATGTCCGCGCGGATCTCCGGGCGGCGCTGTCGGGAACCGACCTGCTCCAGCGCTATTTCCGGATCAACGCGACCCGATCGCTGATGATCCTCAAACGCTACAAGGGCTACGAGAAGTCCGCCAGCGAACAGCAGGTCTCGAGCGAGATGTTGCTCGGCTTCGCCGAAGACCTCGAGGAGTTCGCCGTGATCGAGGAGACCTACCGCGAAATCCTCGAGGACAAACTGAACGTCGCCGAGATCGAGGCCATCGTCGACGCGATCGATGGGGGTGACCTCGACCTCTCGCGACACCTCCTCGACTCGCCGACGCCACGGGCGTTCGGACTCGCGACGCTGTCGGCCAGCGACGTCGTCCTCGCCGAAGACGAGAGCGCCGCACTCCAGTCGTTTCACGAATACGTCCTCGAGGAGATCGGCGAGGAGTCGCTTTCGGGGCTCTCGACGACTCGAGACACCGATTCACGGAGCCACTGATCGTCACTGCACGGCGACCGCACGACGGCTGTCCGATCGCGCTAATATCAATCTATATCAGGGCCGCCACGACAGTTGCACTAGCATGAGCAGCGACCCACCGAATTGGGATTTTAAAGATCGGGATATCGCGATTCTCACCGAGCTTGCCGACGACCCACAGCTGTCCTCGCGAGAGCTCACCACGGTACTCGAGGACAAGTACGATATCGACGTCTCTCACGTCACGGTCAGCGAGTCGATCCGGCGGATGCGCGACGAGGGAGTATTCCGCGAGGCGATCATCCCGAACGAGGAATACTATATCTTCGCGCTGTTCGAGTTCAAGTTCAATACCGAACACTTCGCCGACCACTGGCGTGCTGCGATGGAGGACATCAGAGCGGACAAACACACGCTGTTTTTCTTCCTCGCCGACGGGGAGTACCAGTGGAAGACCGTCATGATGTTTCGCGACCGGCAGGAAGTTCCCAAGTGGATCCACGACTGCTACTCGGACCACGGCAAGGTCATCGAGAACATTCGGAACTCGGCGGTCCACAACGTTCTCAAGTTCCAGACCGATCCCCAGATCTACGAAGATCTCGGC
The sequence above is a segment of the Natrinema sp. HArc-T2 genome. Coding sequences within it:
- a CDS encoding Lrp/AsnC family transcriptional regulator; this translates as MSSDPPNWDFKDRDIAILTELADDPQLSSRELTTVLEDKYDIDVSHVTVSESIRRMRDEGVFREAIIPNEEYYIFALFEFKFNTEHFADHWRAAMEDIRADKHTLFFFLADGEYQWKTVMMFRDRQEVPKWIHDCYSDHGKVIENIRNSAVHNVLKFQTDPQIYEDLGKERSER